A single window of Micrococcaceae bacterium Sec5.1 DNA harbors:
- a CDS encoding shikimate dehydrogenase, whose amino-acid sequence MSNRAESVLVGLIGEGVMPSLTPPMHEREADVQGLRLLYRPIDLLELALPATAVGDLLTAAQRMGFNGLNITHPCKQLVLEHLDEISDDAHRLGAVNTVLIQDGRFIGHNTDFSGFGSALADGLPGAKRDHVVQLGAGGAGSAVAYALLKAGVGVLDLVDMDAARAADRAEELGGLFPAATVTPRTPTDLPQIMPLADGLVHCTPIGMAAHPGLPLDIDLLEPRHWVADIVYRPIDTRLVREARAKGCDVLDGGRMAVGQAADAFQLFTGRDADRDRMRAHFLELIAVEDAAASLAPELTKAGH is encoded by the coding sequence ATGAGCAACCGAGCCGAGTCCGTTCTGGTGGGCCTCATAGGCGAAGGCGTCATGCCCTCGCTCACGCCGCCCATGCACGAACGCGAAGCCGACGTGCAGGGCCTTCGCTTGCTGTACCGCCCCATCGATCTGCTGGAACTTGCGTTGCCGGCCACCGCCGTCGGGGATCTCCTCACCGCAGCCCAGCGCATGGGCTTCAACGGCCTGAACATCACGCACCCGTGCAAGCAGTTGGTACTGGAGCATCTCGACGAAATTTCCGACGACGCCCACAGGCTGGGTGCTGTCAATACAGTCCTGATCCAGGATGGTCGGTTCATCGGCCACAACACTGACTTCTCCGGCTTCGGCTCGGCGCTCGCCGACGGCCTGCCCGGGGCGAAGCGCGACCACGTTGTCCAGCTGGGTGCTGGCGGTGCCGGGTCCGCCGTCGCCTACGCGTTGCTCAAGGCCGGGGTCGGCGTGCTGGACCTCGTGGACATGGATGCAGCCCGCGCAGCCGATCGTGCCGAGGAACTAGGCGGACTTTTCCCGGCGGCCACAGTCACGCCGCGCACTCCCACTGACTTGCCGCAGATCATGCCGCTCGCGGACGGCCTGGTGCACTGCACCCCCATTGGTATGGCCGCCCATCCGGGACTGCCCCTGGACATCGACCTCCTGGAACCGCGCCACTGGGTTGCCGACATCGTTTACCGGCCGATCGACACACGCCTGGTCCGCGAGGCGCGCGCCAAGGGTTGCGACGTCCTCGACGGCGGCAGGATGGCGGTCGGTCAGGCGGCCGACGCTTTCCAGCTCTTCACCGGACGCGACGCCGATCGCGACCGCATGCGGGCACACTTCCTGGAGCTGATCGCCGTGGAAGATGCCGCAGCCTCGCTGGCCCCTGAGCTGACGAAGGCGGGTCACTGA
- a CDS encoding IclR family transcriptional regulator — protein sequence MSVKEDTKTDMVGKALGLLVLLGNEPKGASAADLARSAGLPFSTTYRLLGSLTRDGFVDYEPDGRRYHLGLRVFQLGQRVSNHHGFAATALPVLQRVTEKTEEATILSVRDGNHHLTVNKVDGPKTFRVTSDPGHLGALHTTSVGKAIVAFENDAERERLLEELPLEPLTERSITDRAAFRAEIEQVRRQGYAVMDEENEIGMRAVAVPVLNSQGHAFASLATAVPVFRLTMDELIAHVPTLQEAAAELAARLPQR from the coding sequence ATGAGTGTGAAAGAGGACACAAAGACCGACATGGTCGGCAAGGCCCTGGGCCTGTTGGTATTGCTGGGAAATGAGCCCAAGGGCGCGAGTGCCGCGGATCTGGCCAGAAGTGCAGGACTTCCGTTCAGTACGACGTACCGCCTGCTCGGCTCGCTGACGCGCGATGGATTCGTCGACTACGAGCCCGACGGCCGTCGATATCACCTGGGGTTGCGGGTTTTCCAGCTGGGCCAGCGGGTGTCCAACCACCACGGCTTCGCAGCAACCGCCCTTCCTGTACTCCAGCGCGTCACCGAGAAGACCGAGGAGGCAACCATCCTCTCCGTGCGCGACGGCAACCATCATCTGACCGTCAATAAGGTGGACGGCCCCAAGACTTTCCGCGTCACGAGCGATCCCGGCCATCTGGGTGCGCTGCACACGACGTCCGTGGGCAAGGCGATTGTCGCTTTTGAGAACGACGCCGAACGCGAACGACTGCTCGAAGAGTTGCCTTTGGAGCCTCTCACTGAGCGCTCCATTACCGACCGGGCCGCATTCCGGGCGGAGATTGAGCAGGTGCGCCGGCAGGGCTATGCGGTGATGGATGAAGAAAACGAGATCGGCATGCGCGCCGTCGCGGTGCCGGTCCTCAATTCCCAGGGCCACGCCTTTGCGTCTCTTGCCACGGCCGTGCCGGTTTTTCGTCTCACCATGGACGAACTCATCGCCCACGTACCCACGTTGCAGGAGGCCGCGGCTGAACTCGCGGCCCGCCTGCCCCAGCGCTAA
- a CDS encoding MFS transporter, with translation MSHTMPSATPGTVTPAGTPKKAALASFLGSAVEYYDFFIFGSAAALIFPHVFFPDADTNASIMSFATFGFAYVARPVGAVILGHFGDRIGRQKVLMFTLVLMGAATFVIGCLPDFKTIGWWAPVLLVLARLAQGLSAAGEQAGASSMTLEHAPDNRRSFFTSWTLTGTQGGQILAALVFIPVLALPDEIKYGIGWRIPFWLSAVVVIVAFFIRRTLHEPPAFAEAKKNNQIAKLPIADLLKLHWRDVLRVVCCAFIAAVSTVFGTLAIKYAQDVAHVSGTITLWLVVVANIVALGTQPLFGMLADKIGRKPVFIYGAIASAIMTPVFLLTLESGVVPLMFLVSVVFFSFGYAAANAVWPSFYGEMFSTKVRFSGLAIGTQLGFLMAGFAPTIVTALGGTKPGGWVQISIFTAVICVIAAVSAMTARESAKVPTAELGLHK, from the coding sequence ATGAGCCACACAATGCCGTCAGCGACGCCAGGCACAGTTACCCCAGCAGGAACACCCAAGAAGGCGGCACTCGCCAGCTTCCTGGGAAGCGCAGTGGAGTACTACGACTTCTTCATCTTCGGCTCCGCCGCAGCCCTGATTTTCCCGCACGTGTTCTTCCCGGACGCGGACACCAACGCATCGATCATGTCCTTCGCAACGTTCGGCTTCGCCTACGTTGCCCGCCCTGTGGGCGCTGTCATCCTGGGCCACTTCGGCGACAGGATCGGCCGGCAGAAGGTCCTCATGTTCACACTGGTCCTGATGGGTGCCGCGACTTTCGTGATCGGCTGCCTCCCGGACTTCAAGACCATTGGCTGGTGGGCTCCCGTCCTGCTGGTACTTGCCCGCCTTGCCCAAGGTCTTTCGGCTGCCGGTGAGCAGGCCGGTGCCTCGTCAATGACACTGGAGCACGCTCCGGACAACCGCCGCTCGTTCTTCACCTCGTGGACACTGACCGGCACCCAAGGCGGCCAGATTTTGGCAGCGCTCGTCTTCATTCCAGTACTCGCGCTCCCGGACGAGATCAAATACGGCATTGGCTGGCGCATCCCGTTCTGGCTCAGTGCCGTAGTAGTCATCGTGGCGTTCTTCATCCGACGCACCCTGCACGAGCCGCCGGCATTCGCCGAGGCCAAGAAGAACAACCAGATCGCCAAGCTGCCCATTGCCGATCTCCTCAAGCTGCACTGGCGCGACGTCCTCCGCGTGGTGTGCTGCGCCTTCATCGCCGCCGTGAGTACCGTATTTGGAACTCTGGCCATCAAGTACGCACAGGACGTGGCCCACGTCAGCGGCACCATCACGTTGTGGCTCGTTGTAGTAGCCAACATTGTGGCCCTCGGTACCCAGCCGCTGTTCGGCATGCTCGCGGACAAGATCGGCCGCAAGCCCGTCTTCATCTACGGCGCCATCGCCAGCGCCATCATGACTCCGGTGTTCCTGCTGACTTTGGAATCGGGAGTCGTCCCGCTCATGTTCCTGGTCTCCGTGGTGTTCTTCTCCTTCGGGTATGCAGCCGCCAACGCCGTGTGGCCGTCCTTCTACGGTGAAATGTTCAGCACCAAGGTCCGCTTCTCCGGTTTGGCCATCGGTACGCAGCTCGGCTTCCTCATGGCCGGCTTTGCTCCGACCATCGTCACCGCCCTCGGCGGCACCAAGCCTGGCGGTTGGGTCCAGATCTCCATCTTCACCGCTGTCATCTGCGTGATCGCAGCGGTCTCAGCCATGACGGCACGCGAGTCAGCAAAGGTCCCGACGGCGGAACTCGGCTTGCACAAGTAA
- a CDS encoding VCBS repeat-containing protein, whose product MGFLRRAIAVSTGLVVFTTGLFFVQAPASAVPEPTPDSPNVRFFEGTPHSEHVFETPPGQAPSSSGEITDVESLLGAGGAATGPNGDIRVRLVTAKLADNTNPISMSGAEQTVAATSSYWKAMTDNKLSMTVDSKVSGFQSKAKSTDSYSTIMSTITSELKWTASPYTALVIFIPTSTLSGNALGVGYSSGSYSGRVLMPQISKFSNNVMSHEFGHVIGLMHADALQCYSGASDVGVDSTGRFTDSSCYIREYGDTTDLMGAAQFAQPVVSSSFWDYAGLGRGDEIRDVGVATGVKSYTLKPWGGTEAQRAIKFTDPVSKEVYYLELRQPVGYDSYLGEQGRPAGNRGVKIVQRGGATIASSLILMPSTIPFSDPYYATNHAWQAGSIFTTYTGTQVTINSVSTTSATVTINADPKLKARMRFSAGDFDGDKLADVISREADGSLLLFSGLPGNRLDDPVQIGSGWGIFNAVLGTSDFNGDGFADILARTSDGALWLYPGNGKGGFLTRSQIGFGWQGFTQLVAAGDFNADGRSDLIAAGSDGRLWLYPGNGTGGFLAQTQIGQGWDSFNGLAASGSFGGGAPGLLARANDGTLYVYPGDGKGGFLPRAAVGTGWNGVGDIVGGRDFTGDKRVDVLTAAAGGGMTLYPGDGSGFADRLAIGTGWNQFLQVWEAGDFDGDAVADILARATDGALWLYPGNGSGSFLPRVQVGWGWDQFTSVLSAGDFDGDSHPDLVARASDGTLWLYPTDGTGQFLARQQIGTGWQGFEQLLAPGDFTGDGKPDIVAQSGDGVLWVYPGNGSGGFLARKQIGTGWDMFNLVLQAGDFNGDGREDLVGRSGDGGLWLYPGNGAGGFLTRSYLGSGWNMFSSIAALGNGFTGTGDPSVVGVAGDGTLLMYSGTGMGKFKPVALNPR is encoded by the coding sequence ATGGGTTTTTTGCGGCGCGCAATCGCGGTGTCCACAGGCCTGGTGGTTTTCACCACCGGCCTGTTTTTCGTCCAGGCCCCTGCTTCGGCAGTGCCGGAACCCACACCCGATAGTCCGAACGTACGGTTCTTCGAGGGGACACCGCATTCGGAGCACGTCTTCGAGACGCCACCCGGACAAGCCCCGTCCAGCAGTGGCGAGATCACCGACGTCGAATCCCTTCTCGGCGCGGGCGGAGCAGCAACCGGCCCCAATGGCGATATCCGGGTCCGTTTGGTGACGGCCAAACTGGCCGATAATACCAACCCAATCTCCATGTCAGGGGCCGAGCAGACGGTGGCGGCCACCAGCAGCTACTGGAAAGCCATGACGGACAACAAGCTGTCCATGACCGTGGACAGCAAGGTCTCCGGGTTCCAATCCAAAGCCAAGTCGACGGACAGCTACAGCACCATCATGTCCACCATCACCAGCGAGTTGAAGTGGACAGCCAGCCCGTACACCGCCCTGGTGATCTTCATTCCGACATCCACGCTTTCCGGGAACGCCTTGGGCGTGGGCTACAGCAGTGGCAGCTACAGCGGGCGGGTGCTGATGCCACAAATCAGCAAATTCTCCAACAACGTCATGAGCCATGAATTCGGGCACGTGATCGGACTGATGCACGCCGATGCGTTGCAGTGCTACAGCGGCGCATCCGACGTCGGCGTGGACAGCACCGGGCGGTTCACGGACAGCTCCTGCTACATCCGCGAATACGGGGACACCACGGACCTCATGGGCGCGGCGCAGTTCGCCCAGCCGGTGGTGAGCTCCAGCTTCTGGGACTACGCGGGGCTGGGCCGCGGCGACGAAATTCGGGATGTCGGGGTGGCCACAGGCGTCAAAAGCTACACGCTGAAGCCCTGGGGAGGCACCGAGGCGCAGAGGGCCATCAAGTTCACAGACCCGGTCAGCAAAGAGGTCTACTACCTGGAACTCAGGCAGCCGGTGGGGTACGACAGTTATCTCGGCGAGCAGGGCAGGCCCGCTGGCAACAGGGGCGTCAAGATCGTCCAACGCGGCGGCGCAACGATTGCCTCGTCGCTGATTCTCATGCCGTCCACCATTCCGTTTTCGGATCCTTATTACGCGACGAACCACGCCTGGCAAGCCGGCAGCATCTTCACCACGTACACGGGCACCCAAGTCACGATCAACTCCGTCTCCACCACCTCGGCGACCGTCACCATCAACGCAGATCCTAAACTCAAGGCACGCATGCGCTTCTCCGCCGGCGACTTCGACGGCGACAAACTGGCTGACGTCATCTCCCGCGAAGCGGACGGTTCGCTGCTGCTCTTCAGTGGCCTTCCGGGAAACCGACTGGATGATCCGGTGCAAATCGGCTCGGGCTGGGGCATTTTCAACGCCGTCCTGGGAACGTCGGACTTCAATGGTGACGGCTTCGCGGACATCCTGGCCCGCACCAGCGACGGGGCACTCTGGCTGTATCCGGGCAACGGCAAGGGCGGATTCCTGACCCGGAGCCAGATCGGTTTTGGGTGGCAGGGCTTTACCCAATTGGTTGCGGCGGGGGACTTCAACGCGGATGGCCGGAGTGACCTGATTGCTGCCGGCTCTGATGGCCGCCTGTGGTTGTATCCAGGCAATGGCACGGGTGGTTTCCTCGCCCAAACGCAGATCGGCCAGGGCTGGGATTCCTTCAATGGTCTGGCAGCCTCAGGTTCATTCGGCGGCGGCGCTCCAGGTTTGCTGGCACGTGCCAACGACGGCACCCTCTACGTCTACCCCGGCGATGGCAAGGGCGGCTTCCTGCCGCGTGCCGCCGTCGGAACTGGTTGGAACGGGGTAGGTGACATCGTCGGCGGCCGGGACTTCACGGGCGACAAGCGCGTGGACGTCCTGACGGCTGCAGCGGGCGGGGGCATGACCCTCTATCCGGGCGACGGCAGTGGCTTCGCGGATCGGCTTGCGATCGGGACCGGCTGGAACCAGTTCCTTCAGGTGTGGGAAGCGGGCGATTTCGACGGCGATGCTGTCGCCGACATCCTGGCGCGCGCAACCGACGGCGCGTTGTGGCTTTACCCGGGCAACGGATCCGGCAGTTTCCTTCCGCGTGTTCAAGTCGGGTGGGGCTGGGACCAGTTCACGTCGGTGTTGAGTGCTGGAGATTTCGACGGCGATTCGCACCCCGATCTTGTAGCCCGGGCTTCCGATGGGACACTGTGGCTCTACCCGACCGATGGCACGGGACAGTTCCTTGCCCGTCAACAGATCGGAACCGGATGGCAAGGCTTCGAGCAGTTGCTGGCCCCGGGCGATTTCACGGGCGACGGAAAGCCGGACATCGTTGCCCAGTCCGGCGACGGCGTGCTGTGGGTCTACCCCGGCAACGGCTCCGGGGGCTTCCTTGCCCGCAAGCAGATCGGCACCGGGTGGGACATGTTCAACCTGGTCCTGCAGGCCGGTGACTTCAACGGCGACGGAAGGGAAGACCTCGTTGGCCGTTCCGGTGATGGCGGGCTCTGGCTCTACCCGGGAAACGGCGCTGGCGGCTTCCTCACACGCTCCTACCTTGGTTCGGGGTGGAACATGTTCTCCAGCATCGCTGCCCTCGGCAACGGGTTTACGGGTACTGGCGACCCCTCTGTGGTAGGAGTCGCCGGGGACGGAACGCTGCTGATGTACTCCGGGACGGGCATGGGGAAGTTCAAGCCGGTGGCGCTGAACCCGCGGTAG
- a CDS encoding MoaD/ThiS family protein, whose protein sequence is MADFTVVLPGVLQPLVGGQSYLTASADGAVTVGQLLDSVTGDYPVLARRLRDETGALRRFVNIYVNGDEVRRLKGLDTEVAAGQEVLIIQSVAGG, encoded by the coding sequence GTGGCTGACTTTACGGTGGTGTTGCCGGGTGTCCTCCAGCCTCTCGTCGGCGGACAGTCCTATCTGACTGCGTCCGCCGACGGGGCTGTGACCGTTGGACAGTTGCTGGACTCGGTAACCGGAGACTATCCGGTGCTGGCCAGGCGTTTGCGGGATGAAACCGGTGCCCTCCGCCGTTTCGTGAATATTTACGTGAACGGCGATGAGGTCCGGCGCCTGAAGGGTCTGGATACTGAGGTTGCGGCTGGCCAGGAGGTCTTGATAATCCAGTCCGTGGCCGGCGGCTAA
- a CDS encoding exo-alpha-sialidase, producing the protein MGFMATAESYVLAIGTKKGLWLATSPDRKEWSLSGPHFLMSEIPSIGIDTRDGKTRIMVGVRSEHWGPTVAHSDDLGATWTEPEQGAIKFPDGADAALERIWQIYPDTESRPGVVWAGCEPISVWKSTDGGEHFELNRGLWDHPHRSEWGAGYGGAAAHSIVVDPSGEKVHVAMSTGGVYRSLDGGTSWEPRNKGISAYFMPDPNPEFGQCVHKIAADAAVEGRLYAQNHHGVYRTDDDGENWNSIADGLPADFGFVMLTHPRREGTAWVIPLKADGERIPPDGKLSVHRTEDAGGTWRELHTGLPDHEYNAVLRDAASVDTAEPTGVYFGTRGGSVYASADEGETFTEVASHLPDVLCVRAAVVVGSSSGMEREASASAPVPG; encoded by the coding sequence ATGGGGTTCATGGCTACCGCAGAAAGTTATGTCCTAGCGATCGGGACCAAGAAGGGTTTGTGGCTGGCAACCAGCCCGGACCGCAAGGAATGGTCCCTCTCCGGCCCGCACTTCCTGATGAGCGAGATCCCCAGCATCGGGATAGACACCCGGGACGGCAAAACCAGAATCATGGTGGGGGTGCGTTCGGAGCACTGGGGACCCACCGTTGCCCATTCCGATGACCTCGGTGCCACCTGGACCGAGCCCGAGCAGGGCGCCATCAAGTTCCCGGACGGCGCAGACGCTGCCTTGGAACGCATCTGGCAGATTTACCCCGACACCGAGTCCCGCCCTGGTGTGGTTTGGGCCGGGTGCGAACCGATTTCAGTATGGAAATCGACCGACGGCGGCGAGCACTTCGAGCTGAACCGCGGACTGTGGGACCACCCTCATCGCAGCGAGTGGGGTGCGGGGTATGGTGGCGCGGCGGCCCACTCGATCGTGGTGGATCCGTCCGGCGAGAAGGTCCATGTTGCCATGAGCACGGGCGGCGTTTACAGATCGCTCGACGGCGGGACCTCCTGGGAGCCCCGCAATAAGGGAATCTCGGCCTACTTCATGCCCGATCCCAATCCGGAGTTCGGCCAGTGCGTTCACAAGATTGCTGCGGATGCCGCCGTCGAGGGCCGTTTGTACGCACAGAACCACCACGGTGTGTACCGCACGGACGATGACGGCGAGAACTGGAACTCCATCGCGGACGGGCTGCCTGCCGATTTCGGCTTCGTGATGCTGACCCATCCCCGGCGCGAGGGCACAGCCTGGGTCATTCCACTGAAGGCCGACGGCGAACGCATCCCGCCGGACGGCAAGCTGAGTGTGCACCGCACAGAAGATGCCGGTGGAACGTGGAGAGAGCTTCACACTGGTTTGCCGGACCATGAATACAACGCAGTCCTTCGGGATGCTGCCTCCGTGGATACCGCCGAACCGACTGGCGTGTACTTCGGAACCCGCGGCGGATCGGTGTATGCCAGCGCCGACGAGGGCGAGACCTTCACTGAAGTGGCCTCGCACTTGCCGGACGTGCTGTGCGTGCGTGCCGCCGTCGTGGTTGGAAGCAGCAGTGGCATGGAGCGGGAAGCATCAGCCAGCGCCCCGGTACCTGGTTAG
- a CDS encoding PIN domain-containing protein, with protein MFTALLDSCVLWPSTQRDFLLSLAFEGAYRFIFSEAILAEVEANEEIKRVERGDSEEEGRKKAAHLVGRMRSSFRDAIVMQWEGLEGTYSLPDPDDEHVLAAAVVGGAGSIVTENFRDFPEEKLPGGIQIVSAKEFAFDTVSMRPDLGLRAVWTMSVRSGRKGTACSPEEILDTLNKLYGMDAATELIRDLL; from the coding sequence ATGTTCACGGCCCTTCTTGACAGTTGCGTCCTTTGGCCGAGCACGCAACGCGATTTTCTATTGTCTCTGGCATTCGAGGGAGCTTACCGCTTCATCTTCAGTGAGGCCATCCTGGCGGAGGTCGAAGCCAATGAGGAGATTAAGCGTGTCGAGCGGGGGGATAGCGAAGAAGAGGGACGGAAAAAAGCTGCCCACCTGGTCGGGCGCATGCGTTCCAGCTTTCGAGACGCGATTGTCATGCAGTGGGAAGGGCTCGAAGGAACCTACAGCTTGCCTGATCCCGATGATGAGCATGTGCTGGCCGCCGCAGTTGTGGGCGGCGCCGGAAGTATCGTGACGGAGAATTTCCGCGATTTCCCTGAAGAAAAGCTCCCCGGGGGAATCCAGATCGTGAGTGCCAAGGAGTTTGCCTTTGACACGGTATCCATGAGGCCTGACCTGGGTCTTCGCGCCGTTTGGACCATGTCTGTTCGGTCAGGGCGAAAGGGTACTGCATGCTCCCCGGAGGAGATTCTGGATACGTTGAACAAGCTGTACGGCATGGATGCTGCAACGGAACTCATCCGGGACCTCCTCTAG
- a CDS encoding helix-turn-helix domain-containing protein, with protein sequence MAMSAAAKETFLAPEAPQTGKIYNFMEAHAEKNGSQPSPQFFLSGADAGDQVEIPHEIYEVLVKTVEAMRKGLAITITASSMTLTTQQAAELLGVTRPTIVRLLDAGKIPFEKPGTHRRIKLEDVLAFKEVRKAEQYEALDSMGTIDDEDPETAINRMKKARAVAAERRRQHKG encoded by the coding sequence ATGGCTATGAGTGCAGCGGCCAAAGAAACCTTCCTCGCACCAGAGGCACCTCAAACGGGGAAGATCTACAACTTCATGGAGGCCCATGCTGAGAAGAATGGTTCTCAGCCTTCTCCTCAGTTCTTCCTTTCCGGCGCGGATGCCGGTGATCAGGTTGAGATCCCTCACGAAATCTACGAAGTGCTCGTTAAGACCGTTGAGGCTATGCGTAAGGGCCTGGCAATTACGATCACAGCCAGTTCGATGACTTTGACGACCCAGCAGGCAGCAGAGCTTTTGGGCGTGACCCGGCCTACAATCGTTCGACTCCTCGATGCTGGAAAGATTCCCTTCGAAAAGCCTGGAACTCACCGGCGTATCAAGCTTGAAGACGTACTGGCGTTCAAGGAAGTCCGAAAAGCCGAGCAGTACGAAGCTTTGGATTCCATGGGAACGATTGACGATGAGGACCCGGAAACGGCGATCAACAGGATGAAGAAGGCTCGTGCTGTAGCAGCGGAGCGGCGCCGGCAGCACAAAGGGTGA